One genomic segment of Amycolatopsis sp. Hca4 includes these proteins:
- a CDS encoding SDR family oxidoreductase, with the protein MIVVTGATGHLGKLVVEGLLEKLPADQVVAAVRTPEKAADLAERGIEVRRADYTDPASLDTALKGADKVLLVSGSEVGQRVAQHQAVIEAAKQAGVRHFVYTSASKATTSKLAVAPEHKATEELIEASGLTATILRNNWYNENYVETIKQAARTGSFVGSAGDGRVASATRADYAAAAVAVLTGEGHEGKIYELAGDVAWSNAELAAEIGKATGREISYVDLPGNEHAKVLTQAGLPEPLIGFLVAIDGDIKDGLLAETTPDLRTLIGRPTTPIGVTVAELTATR; encoded by the coding sequence ATGATCGTCGTCACCGGCGCCACCGGCCACCTCGGCAAGCTCGTCGTCGAAGGCCTGCTCGAGAAGCTCCCTGCCGACCAGGTCGTCGCCGCGGTCCGCACCCCGGAGAAGGCCGCGGACCTGGCCGAACGCGGCATCGAGGTGCGGCGCGCGGACTACACCGACCCCGCCAGCCTGGACACCGCGCTCAAGGGGGCCGACAAGGTGCTGCTGGTGTCCGGCAGCGAGGTCGGTCAGCGCGTCGCGCAGCACCAGGCGGTCATCGAAGCGGCGAAGCAGGCCGGCGTCCGCCATTTCGTCTACACCAGCGCCTCGAAGGCGACGACGTCGAAGCTCGCGGTGGCCCCGGAGCACAAGGCGACCGAGGAGCTGATCGAGGCGTCCGGCCTGACCGCCACGATCCTGCGCAACAACTGGTACAACGAAAACTACGTCGAAACGATCAAGCAGGCCGCCCGGACCGGCAGCTTCGTCGGCAGCGCCGGTGACGGCCGCGTCGCCAGCGCCACGCGGGCCGACTACGCCGCCGCCGCGGTCGCGGTGCTGACCGGCGAAGGCCACGAAGGCAAGATCTACGAGCTCGCCGGCGACGTCGCCTGGTCGAACGCGGAGCTCGCCGCCGAGATCGGCAAGGCCACCGGCCGCGAGATCAGCTACGTCGACCTGCCGGGCAACGAGCACGCCAAGGTCCTCACCCAGGCCGGCCTGCCGGAGCCGCTCATCGGCTTCCTCGTGGCGATCGACGGCGACATCAAGGACGGCCTGCTAGCCGAGACCACGCCCGACCTGCGCACCCTGATCGGCCGCCCGACCACGCCGATCGGCGTCACCGTGGCCGAGCTCACTGCCACCCGCTGA
- a CDS encoding helix-turn-helix domain-containing protein — MDRQADAEHEALVADVFSTACTSRAVLEHVTGRWGVLALAALNDGVFRFNALRRRVQGVSEKMLAQTLQALERDGFVHREARPTIPPHVEYSLTPSGREVAQRLVALIEVLEASVPGVVAAQARYDEAKTASA, encoded by the coding sequence GTGGATCGACAAGCTGACGCCGAGCACGAGGCCCTCGTCGCCGACGTGTTCAGCACCGCGTGCACCTCCCGGGCCGTGCTGGAACACGTGACCGGCCGGTGGGGAGTGCTGGCACTCGCCGCGCTGAACGACGGGGTGTTCCGGTTCAACGCCCTGCGCCGCCGGGTGCAGGGGGTCAGCGAGAAGATGCTCGCCCAGACGCTGCAGGCGCTCGAGCGCGACGGCTTCGTGCACCGGGAAGCGCGGCCGACGATCCCCCCGCACGTCGAGTACAGCCTCACGCCCAGCGGGCGGGAAGTCGCGCAGCGGCTGGTGGCGCTCATCGAGGTCCTCGAGGCGAGCGTGCCCGGTGTGGTGGCGGCCCAGGCGCGGTACGACGAGGCGAAGACCGCGAGCGCCTGA
- a CDS encoding alpha-L-arabinofuranosidase B: protein MRPSPPLVQALAAAGALVAGLLAAGGTSQAATQGPCDIYASGGTPCVAAHSTTRALYGAYAGPLYQVRRASDSATRDIAPLAAGGVADAAAQDAFCAGTTCLITVIYDQSGRNNRLTQAPPGGFSGPAAGGYDNLANATAAPITVGGHKAYGVYVAPGTGYRNNNTNGIATGDQPEGMYAIFDGTHYNGGCCFDYGNAERNSRDNGNGTMEAIYFGNIKVWGYGAGNGPWIMADLENGLFSGVNQHYNANDPSISHRFLTAIVKGGPNHWAIRGGNAQSGGVSTFYDGVRPNVSGYNPMKKEGAIILGIGGDNSIGARGTFYEGVMTSGYPSDTTENAVQANITAAGYTTSSAGTGLTPGTSVSLRATTACCTDRYVHHTGSTVDTAVIGNGSSATEKGNASWTVRTGLGSGSCVSFESKNVAGQYLRHQNYRLYLQANDGSSLFAQDATFCPEAGRNGQGVSLRSLNFPDRYVRHYANVGYIAANGGPNTFDSSSSYNDDVSWLVSSPWAS from the coding sequence ATACGCCCGTCCCCGCCCCTCGTCCAGGCCCTCGCCGCCGCCGGTGCGCTCGTCGCCGGCCTGCTGGCCGCCGGCGGGACGTCCCAGGCGGCCACCCAGGGCCCGTGCGACATCTACGCGTCCGGCGGAACTCCTTGTGTGGCCGCGCATTCCACCACCCGCGCGCTCTACGGCGCCTACGCCGGGCCGTTGTACCAGGTCCGGCGCGCGTCCGACAGCGCCACCCGTGACATCGCCCCCTTGGCCGCCGGAGGCGTTGCGGACGCGGCCGCGCAGGACGCGTTCTGCGCGGGGACCACCTGCCTGATCACGGTCATCTACGACCAGTCCGGCCGGAACAACCGGCTCACCCAGGCCCCGCCGGGCGGGTTCTCCGGCCCGGCCGCGGGCGGCTACGACAACCTCGCCAACGCCACCGCCGCGCCGATCACCGTCGGCGGCCACAAGGCCTACGGCGTCTACGTCGCACCCGGAACGGGCTACCGCAACAACAACACCAACGGCATCGCCACCGGCGACCAGCCCGAGGGCATGTACGCGATCTTCGACGGCACGCACTACAACGGTGGTTGCTGCTTCGACTACGGCAACGCCGAGCGCAACAGCCGGGACAACGGCAACGGCACGATGGAAGCGATCTACTTCGGCAACATCAAGGTCTGGGGATACGGCGCCGGGAACGGGCCGTGGATCATGGCCGACCTGGAGAACGGCCTGTTCTCCGGCGTCAACCAGCACTACAACGCCAACGACCCCAGCATCAGCCACCGCTTCCTGACCGCGATCGTCAAGGGTGGCCCCAACCACTGGGCGATCCGCGGAGGCAACGCCCAGTCCGGTGGCGTGTCGACGTTCTACGACGGCGTGCGCCCGAACGTCTCCGGCTACAACCCGATGAAGAAGGAAGGGGCGATCATCCTGGGCATCGGCGGTGACAACAGCATCGGCGCCCGCGGCACCTTCTACGAAGGCGTGATGACGTCCGGCTATCCCTCGGACACGACGGAGAACGCGGTGCAGGCCAACATCACCGCGGCCGGTTACACCACCAGCTCCGCCGGCACCGGCCTGACGCCGGGGACGTCCGTGTCGCTGCGGGCCACCACCGCGTGCTGCACCGACCGGTACGTCCACCACACCGGGTCCACTGTGGACACCGCGGTGATCGGCAACGGCAGTTCCGCCACGGAGAAGGGCAACGCCTCCTGGACCGTCCGAACCGGGCTCGGCAGCGGTTCGTGCGTGTCGTTCGAGTCGAAGAACGTGGCCGGGCAGTACCTGCGGCACCAGAACTACCGGCTGTACCTGCAGGCCAACGACGGCAGCTCGCTGTTCGCCCAGGACGCGACCTTCTGCCCGGAGGCCGGCCGCAACGGCCAGGGCGTCTCGCTGAGATCGCTCAACTTCCCGGACCGGTACGTCCGCCACTACGCCAACGTCGGCTACATCGCGGCCAACGGCGGTCCGAACACCTTCGACAGCAGCAGCTCCTACAACGACGACGTGAGCTGGCTCGTCAGTTCGCCCTGGGCGTCCTGA
- a CDS encoding LacI family DNA-binding transcriptional regulator — MNIGEIARRAGVSRSTVSYALSGKRPVSAATVQRINDVIAELDYRPNASARALAEGRTRTLGLVVPPASRRLTDVQLGFVGSVVDAAAAHDLDVLLSPSGGDHDRSFERIVTGRRVDGVILMEILLEDPRVERLSQASLPFVTIGHVEHPGASWWVDVDYGGLITRCVHHLADLGHEDVVLINRSAELVAAGYGPALRSATGFLEATAARGLTARTVCCADEAAAGLACFEQIRTQWPSVTAAVTINEAALPGVQRALHRAGLEVPRDFSLTGVIAERLAEDFHPPLTAANVPATELGRLAVDLLLAQIADTGAQPRHALLQPPISLRSSTGARPR, encoded by the coding sequence ATGAACATCGGGGAGATCGCGCGGCGGGCCGGGGTTTCGCGCAGCACCGTGTCGTACGCGCTCAGCGGCAAGCGACCGGTGTCCGCGGCCACCGTGCAGCGCATCAACGACGTCATCGCCGAGCTCGACTACCGGCCCAACGCCAGCGCCCGCGCGCTGGCCGAAGGCCGCACGCGCACCCTCGGCCTGGTCGTCCCGCCGGCCAGCAGGCGGCTGACCGACGTCCAGCTGGGGTTCGTCGGCAGCGTCGTCGACGCCGCGGCGGCCCACGACCTCGACGTCCTGCTCTCCCCCAGCGGCGGCGACCACGACCGCTCGTTCGAGCGCATCGTGACCGGACGGCGCGTCGACGGCGTGATCCTGATGGAAATCCTCCTCGAAGACCCGCGGGTCGAGCGGCTGAGCCAGGCGAGCCTGCCGTTCGTCACGATCGGCCACGTCGAGCACCCCGGGGCGTCCTGGTGGGTGGACGTCGACTACGGCGGGCTGATCACGCGCTGCGTGCACCACCTCGCCGACCTCGGCCACGAGGACGTCGTGCTGATCAACCGCTCGGCCGAGCTCGTCGCGGCGGGCTACGGCCCGGCCCTCCGCTCGGCGACGGGCTTCCTCGAGGCCACCGCGGCGCGGGGCCTGACCGCGCGCACGGTGTGCTGCGCCGACGAAGCCGCGGCCGGGCTGGCCTGTTTCGAGCAGATCCGGACGCAGTGGCCGTCGGTGACCGCGGCGGTGACGATCAACGAGGCGGCCCTGCCGGGTGTGCAGCGCGCGCTCCACCGGGCCGGGCTCGAGGTCCCCCGCGACTTCTCGCTGACGGGCGTGATCGCCGAGCGCCTGGCCGAGGACTTCCACCCCCCGCTGACGGCGGCGAACGTCCCGGCCACCGAGCTGGGCCGGCTGGCCGTGGACCTGCTCCTGGCGCAGATCGCGGACACCGGCGCCCAGCCGCGCCACGCCTTGCTGCAGCCGCCGATCTCCCTGCGCTCCAGCACCGGCGCCCGCCCCCGCTGA